The Caldisericum sp. DNA window CAAGGACTGTGTTAATAAGATACAATTTGTAATTCTTCTTTAAAAATTCTATGACTTTCATTTTTCCCTCCCAAGAATTCCCACGCCGAGCCACTCTGGCCCTGCGTAATTCCCAATTGCACAACCCACCTGTATGAGGTCTCCCAAAACTCCAAAGCTTTCTTTTATGCTCTTTGCAAACTCTTCTGCTTCGTCTCTATTGAGTCCATACATAATTGCAACTTTCTCGATTCCATGTTCGTAGTACTCTTTACTTACGAATTTCTTAAGGTATTCTTTTGCCTTGCTAAAACTTCTAAAAACGCTTTCTAATTTTATAACGCCATTTGTAAAAGAGAACACCGGCTTCACGCTTAGGAAGCTTCCGATATTTGCGATTTCCTTTCTAATCCTTCCGCTTGCTCCTAAGTACCTAATTTCGCTTAAGGCAAACCTATCTTTGAGGCGTTCGACTACCTTGCTTGTTTCGTTATAGACAGTTTCGAAGTCAAGCCCCTTTTCTATGAGACTTATTGCATGTTCTGCAAGGTATCTTATTGCGTAAATGGAAGAGCGTGAATCAATTATTTTTATCGCATTTGTTTTGAGCGTTTCTATTGCAAGGCGTGCAGAATTTATAGTCCCGCTTACTTTTTCTGAAATGTGGATGGAAATTACTGAGTCTCCCTTCTCTATAATTGGTTTATATACGCTTATGAAATCGTCAACTGATGGTTGCGATGTTTTGGGGAACTCATCTGCATTTTTGAGGAAATTATAAAATTCCTCAATAGATATGTCCTCCCCCTCTTTAAAGTCACGCCCTTTGTAAAAAATCCTTATTGGGACGACTTTGATGTCGAATTTTTCTATAAACTCTTTTTCAAGATACGCCGTTGAATCAACAACAATCTTTGTCATATTGCCTCCTTGTTCAAAATGCTTGCAATTTCTTTTATCTCATCTGGTAAAGTGAAGTTACCATTAGAATCCGGCTCAAAAGGAAAAGTCTTAATTACTGCATCCAAGTTTAACTTCCCGTAGATGTGCGGGTAATCCTGCAAACCGCCACATTCAAATTTAATCTCTGCTTTTACTTTCGAAGAATCGATACAAAGCAAAACCAAACCTTTTTCATTTCTGAAATTGGTATTTGCAATGTCAATTATTTGCTCAGGTAACGAACAGTGAATGAACTCGTCAGATTTTAAACTTCCGGTTTCGTATTCTCCTTTAACCAATGCCTCTTTCCAATCGCCTGCTTTTGCTATATGCAGAATTAACAATGTAAACCTCCTATTTTTCATTTAACACTTTATACAAAATTGTAATGCATTTTTAAAAAATACAAGCGTTTTTTTGAGCGCATTTTTGAAAAAGTGCTGTAAAATAAGGTATAAGAAAGTAATTGCAATTTTTGGAGGAGCGCCTATGGAGATATTTTTGAAAACGGTTTTACCGATTGTTATTGGCTATCTTCTTGGAAGTTTTCTTCCTGCGTATTTTGTTGGAAGGTTAAAAGGAAGAGATGTAACTAAAGAAGGC harbors:
- a CDS encoding DegV family protein, which translates into the protein MTKIVVDSTAYLEKEFIEKFDIKVVPIRIFYKGRDFKEGEDISIEEFYNFLKNADEFPKTSQPSVDDFISVYKPIIEKGDSVISIHISEKVSGTINSARLAIETLKTNAIKIIDSRSSIYAIRYLAEHAISLIEKGLDFETVYNETSKVVERLKDRFALSEIRYLGASGRIRKEIANIGSFLSVKPVFSFTNGVIKLESVFRSFSKAKEYLKKFVSKEYYEHGIEKVAIMYGLNRDEAEEFAKSIKESFGVLGDLIQVGCAIGNYAGPEWLGVGILGREK
- a CDS encoding DUF952 domain-containing protein — protein: MLILHIAKAGDWKEALVKGEYETGSLKSDEFIHCSLPEQIIDIANTNFRNEKGLVLLCIDSSKVKAEIKFECGGLQDYPHIYGKLNLDAVIKTFPFEPDSNGNFTLPDEIKEIASILNKEAI